One region of Polaribacter pectinis genomic DNA includes:
- a CDS encoding zinc-dependent metalloprotease → MKTTNSRSFKIICSLFLTLTILGVQDSNAQFWKKKKDKKETVKKTPPKKKGKSIKDLTKSSKKIEGLFTIFQDTITGSVKLLVKKDQLNKDFIYFSQIADGVVEAGQFRGAYQGSTVFNLKKFFNRLEFIAPNTAFYFDKNNAISKSSEANISDAVVAAGKILAEDEKTGEFLIDADGLFLSETFTRVKRPRFPGSSPLAFSLGRFDKGKSKVEEIKNYPENTNVKTEYVYNNPSVLNGGSAAVTDGRNVSIKVFHTFMNMPESDYETRLDDARVGYFLTETNDMTSTDVVNYRDFIHRWKLVKKDPNATISEPVTPITWWIENTTPKEFIETIKEGVLAWNEAFEKAGFNNAMVVKVQPDDADWDAGDVRYNVLRWTSSPNPPFGGYGPSFVNPRTGEILGADIMLEYVHFTNRVYYDRVFNNAAALNFTAETEEEEKAKFFQNKNNHLFCSKGHLMHENTLFGQTVLAAAGASDLEMKGMKEQGMKSLIMHEVGHTLGLNHNMKASQLFSPEQLADANFIKGKALTGSVMDYAGINLTKDRSKQGQYYDMAVGPYDVWAIQFGYTPFKSDSEREALLARSTEPALIFGNDADDMRSPGKAIDPRVMIGDLSNDQIRYSIDRIELSNSMMKDIKTRFGTSGESYMQLRQAYYILSGQSATAAGVISRFIGGVYVDRTKPGQDASVKPYTPVSLEDQKRAMNALEKYVFAPDAFNAPADVYNYLARQRRGYNFFSGTEDPKIHEQVLSYQTRILAHIMHPNTLQRISNSELYGNEYKLSTYMTDLNNAMFKQDIRGSVNSFRQNLQAAYTKGLINIITGKSSSRYPVAAKSMAIYNLKNIKTWVSNNTGDIATKAHKNHLKTLITNTMTEIK, encoded by the coding sequence ATGAAAACAACCAACTCAAGGTCATTTAAAATCATTTGTTCTTTGTTCTTAACCCTAACAATTTTAGGTGTGCAAGATTCAAATGCCCAATTTTGGAAAAAGAAAAAAGACAAAAAAGAGACTGTTAAAAAAACACCTCCTAAAAAGAAAGGAAAATCTATTAAAGATTTAACAAAGAGTAGTAAAAAAATAGAGGGCTTATTTACTATTTTTCAAGACACAATTACAGGTTCTGTAAAATTATTAGTAAAAAAAGACCAATTAAATAAAGATTTTATCTACTTCTCTCAAATTGCAGACGGAGTTGTAGAAGCAGGTCAATTTAGAGGTGCTTACCAAGGCTCTACTGTTTTTAATTTGAAAAAATTTTTTAACAGATTAGAATTTATTGCACCTAATACTGCTTTCTATTTTGATAAAAACAATGCAATTTCTAAATCCTCTGAAGCAAATATTAGTGATGCAGTTGTTGCCGCTGGTAAAATTTTAGCAGAAGATGAAAAAACCGGAGAATTTTTAATTGATGCAGATGGATTATTTCTATCAGAAACTTTTACGAGAGTTAAAAGACCAAGATTTCCAGGAAGTTCTCCTTTAGCTTTTAGTTTAGGAAGATTTGACAAAGGAAAGTCTAAAGTAGAAGAAATTAAAAATTATCCAGAGAACACAAACGTTAAAACTGAATATGTTTACAATAACCCTTCTGTTTTAAACGGCGGAAGCGCAGCAGTTACTGATGGTAGAAATGTTTCTATTAAGGTTTTTCATACATTTATGAATATGCCAGAAAGCGATTATGAAACAAGATTAGATGATGCAAGAGTAGGTTATTTCTTAACAGAAACAAATGATATGACATCTACAGATGTTGTAAATTATAGAGATTTTATTCACAGATGGAAATTAGTGAAAAAAGATCCTAATGCAACAATTTCTGAACCAGTTACACCAATTACTTGGTGGATAGAGAATACAACGCCAAAAGAATTTATAGAAACTATTAAAGAAGGTGTGTTAGCTTGGAATGAAGCTTTTGAGAAAGCAGGTTTTAACAATGCAATGGTTGTTAAAGTACAACCAGATGACGCAGATTGGGATGCTGGTGATGTTCGTTACAATGTTTTACGTTGGACATCTTCTCCTAATCCTCCTTTTGGTGGTTATGGGCCAAGTTTTGTAAACCCAAGAACTGGAGAAATTTTAGGAGCAGATATTATGTTAGAATATGTGCATTTTACAAACAGAGTTTATTATGATAGAGTTTTTAACAATGCTGCAGCCTTAAACTTTACTGCGGAAACTGAAGAAGAAGAAAAAGCAAAATTCTTTCAAAATAAAAACAATCATTTATTCTGTTCTAAAGGGCATTTAATGCATGAAAACACATTGTTCGGTCAAACGGTTTTAGCTGCAGCTGGAGCTTCTGATTTAGAAATGAAAGGAATGAAAGAACAAGGAATGAAATCTTTAATTATGCACGAAGTTGGGCATACTTTAGGATTGAATCACAATATGAAAGCAAGTCAGTTATTTTCTCCAGAACAATTAGCAGATGCAAATTTCATTAAAGGAAAAGCGTTAACTGGTTCAGTGATGGATTATGCAGGAATCAACTTAACAAAAGACAGAAGCAAACAAGGGCAATATTACGATATGGCTGTTGGACCTTATGATGTTTGGGCTATTCAATTTGGTTACACACCTTTTAAATCAGATTCTGAAAGAGAAGCTTTATTAGCAAGATCTACAGAACCTGCATTAATTTTTGGAAATGATGCTGATGATATGCGTTCACCTGGAAAAGCAATTGACCCAAGAGTTATGATTGGCGATTTATCTAACGACCAAATTAGATATTCTATTGACAGAATTGAATTATCTAATTCAATGATGAAAGATATTAAAACTCGTTTTGGAACTTCTGGTGAATCTTACATGCAATTAAGACAAGCTTACTATATTTTAAGTGGACAATCTGCAACTGCTGCTGGTGTTATATCAAGATTTATTGGTGGTGTTTATGTTGATAGAACTAAACCTGGGCAAGATGCATCTGTTAAACCTTACACTCCAGTAAGTTTAGAAGACCAAAAAAGAGCAATGAATGCTTTAGAAAAATATGTTTTTGCTCCAGATGCATTTAATGCACCAGCAGACGTATATAACTATTTAGCAAGACAAAGAAGAGGCTATAATTTCTTTAGTGGGACAGAAGACCCAAAAATTCATGAGCAAGTTTTAAGTTATCAAACTAGAATTTTAGCACATATTATGCACCCGAATACATTGCAAAGAATTTCAAATTCAGAATTGTATGGAAACGAATATAAATTATCTACTTATATGACAGATTTAAACAATGCAATGTTTAAACAAGATATTAGAGGAAGCGTTAATTCTTTCCGTCAGAATTTACAAGCTGCCTATACTAAAGGATTGATTAATATAATTACAGGAAAATCTAGTAGTAGATATCCTGTTGCAGCTAAATCAATGGCAATTTACAATCTTAAAAACATTAAAACTTGGGTTAGTAATAATACGGGTGATATTGCTACTAAAGCACATAAAAATCACTTAAAAACATTAATAACCAATACTATGACAGAAATTAAATAA
- a CDS encoding TIGR01777 family oxidoreductase, producing MANILITGGTGLVGTRLTELLVKKNHEVRILSRNPSAKNEYKWDISKDFIDEKVLENLDYIIHLAGAGIADERWTDKRKQVIIDSRVETANLIFDKIKAQKIELKGFISASGSNFYGAKTTDKIYEEKDKAGNDFLGEVCVKWEAAATQFKALEIPVTILRTGIVLAEKGGALEKMKTPVVSPLGSGDQYLSWIHIDDLCEMYIYSIENNLSGTYNAVAPEYHTSKSFSKELAKNINRPFLPIGVPSFILKMVFGELAVILLEGSRLSSKKIEKNGYSFRFSTLDIALKSVS from the coding sequence ATGGCAAACATATTAATTACAGGTGGTACAGGATTAGTAGGTACAAGACTTACTGAATTATTAGTTAAAAAAAATCATGAAGTAAGAATTTTAAGCAGAAATCCTTCTGCTAAAAATGAGTATAAATGGGATATTTCTAAAGATTTTATTGATGAAAAAGTATTAGAAAATTTAGACTATATAATTCATTTAGCTGGTGCTGGAATTGCTGATGAACGTTGGACTGATAAAAGAAAACAAGTAATTATTGATAGCCGTGTTGAAACAGCAAATTTAATTTTTGATAAAATAAAGGCTCAAAAAATAGAATTAAAAGGATTTATTTCTGCTTCCGGAAGTAATTTTTATGGAGCTAAAACCACAGATAAAATCTACGAAGAAAAAGACAAAGCAGGAAACGATTTTTTAGGTGAAGTATGTGTAAAATGGGAAGCTGCAGCAACACAATTTAAAGCTTTAGAAATTCCTGTTACCATTTTAAGAACAGGTATTGTTTTAGCTGAAAAAGGCGGTGCTTTAGAGAAAATGAAAACACCTGTTGTTTCTCCTCTTGGATCTGGAGACCAATATCTCTCTTGGATTCATATTGATGATTTATGTGAAATGTATATTTATTCCATTGAAAATAATTTATCTGGTACATACAATGCAGTTGCTCCTGAATATCACACTAGTAAATCATTCTCTAAAGAATTAGCTAAAAATATAAACCGTCCTTTTTTACCAATTGGAGTTCCTTCTTTTATTTTAAAAATGGTTTTTGGAGAATTAGCAGTTATTCTTTTGGAAGGCAGTAGGCTTTCATCAAAAAAAATCGAAAAGAATGGATATTCTTTCCGATTTTCGACTCTAGATATAGCGCTAAAATCTGTTAGTTAG
- a CDS encoding DUF6249 domain-containing protein codes for MEVAVLAVIFGSIFGVFYLYFSTRNKERMALIEKGADASIFMTNQNRKAAPFWKVLILNLGLLAMGIGVGILLGSLLSYNFGYSGDWQNRPDNYISSETLYAASIFLCAGGSLLVGFKQTKKLDKE; via the coding sequence ATGGAAGTAGCAGTTTTAGCAGTAATATTTGGAAGCATATTTGGAGTATTCTATTTATATTTTTCAACCAGAAACAAAGAACGTATGGCGTTAATAGAAAAAGGAGCAGATGCTTCTATTTTTATGACAAATCAAAATAGAAAAGCTGCACCTTTTTGGAAAGTTTTAATCTTGAATTTAGGTTTATTAGCAATGGGAATTGGAGTTGGAATCTTATTAGGAAGTTTATTAAGCTATAATTTTGGTTACAGTGGAGATTGGCAAAACAGACCAGATAATTATATTAGTTCAGAAACTTTGTATGCTGCATCTATCTTTTTATGTGCAGGTGGTTCTTTATTAGTTGGTTTTAAACAAACTAAAAAATTAGACAAAGAATAA
- a CDS encoding M28 family peptidase, translating into MKKITLLLLLITITVSAQTDQKIYDIINSVSADRIKSDIKTLTEFGTRNTFSDTISKTRGIGAARRWIKSEFDKISNDCNNCINTFYQKDFVTKEGNRRVPHDAWVVNVVAIQKGTKYPNKFVIMSGDIDSRASDTMDFTTDAPGANDNASGMAGTIEAARVLSKYKFESSIIYVGLSGEEQGLFGGAGLAKYAKEYGWEIIGILNNDMIGNITGVDGVIDNRSFRIFSEPVPANETENQRKMRRFYGGEVDGISRQLARYIHKNVKTYMPEMNPMMIYRLDRFGRGGHHRPFNDLGFAGIRIMEAHENYTQQHQDIRVENGIKYGDTFEHVNFDYAKKLTAVNAINLAGLAWAPEAPKEVAIGGIVEASAKLKWTKVEGAKGYKIYWRDTTSPTWDNSRYVETTEFTLDGIVIDNFFFGVAAVGDNGHESVVVFPNKILR; encoded by the coding sequence ATGAAAAAAATAACATTATTACTCCTATTGATTACAATAACTGTTTCTGCACAAACAGATCAGAAAATATATGATATTATCAATTCAGTTTCTGCCGATAGAATAAAATCAGATATAAAAACTTTAACCGAATTCGGAACAAGGAACACGTTTTCTGATACCATTTCTAAAACACGTGGAATTGGAGCTGCAAGACGTTGGATAAAATCTGAATTTGATAAAATTTCTAACGATTGTAATAACTGTATCAATACATTTTATCAGAAAGATTTTGTTACAAAAGAGGGAAATAGAAGAGTTCCTCATGATGCTTGGGTTGTAAATGTAGTAGCTATACAAAAAGGCACAAAATACCCGAATAAATTTGTAATTATGAGTGGAGATATAGATTCTCGTGCAAGTGATACTATGGATTTTACAACAGATGCTCCAGGTGCAAATGATAACGCATCAGGAATGGCAGGAACTATTGAAGCAGCAAGGGTTTTAAGTAAATATAAATTTGAAAGTAGTATTATTTATGTTGGTTTATCTGGTGAAGAACAAGGTCTTTTTGGTGGTGCAGGTTTGGCAAAATATGCCAAAGAATATGGTTGGGAAATTATCGGCATTTTAAATAATGATATGATTGGTAATATAACTGGAGTTGATGGTGTTATTGACAATAGATCTTTTAGAATTTTCTCTGAACCTGTTCCTGCAAATGAAACGGAAAATCAGAGAAAAATGCGTCGTTTTTATGGTGGTGAAGTTGATGGAATTTCGCGTCAATTAGCAAGATACATTCATAAAAATGTAAAAACATACATGCCAGAAATGAACCCAATGATGATATATAGACTAGACAGATTTGGACGTGGAGGGCATCATAGACCTTTTAACGATTTAGGTTTTGCTGGAATTAGAATTATGGAAGCACATGAAAATTATACACAGCAACACCAAGATATTAGAGTAGAAAACGGAATAAAATACGGAGATACTTTTGAGCATGTAAATTTCGATTATGCTAAAAAATTAACAGCTGTAAATGCAATTAATTTAGCAGGTTTAGCTTGGGCGCCAGAAGCTCCAAAAGAAGTTGCAATTGGCGGAATTGTAGAAGCATCTGCAAAATTAAAATGGACTAAAGTGGAAGGTGCAAAAGGCTACAAAATTTATTGGAGAGATACTACTTCTCCTACTTGGGACAATTCTAGATATGTAGAAACTACCGAATTTACATTAGATGGAATTGTAATAGATAATTTCTTTTTTGGTGTTGCTGCAGTTGGCGATAATGGACATGAAAGTGTGGTGGTTTTCCCAAACAAAATTTTGAGATAA
- a CDS encoding RNA polymerase sigma factor — protein sequence MTNNNDQLYITKVINGDTNAFAYLVDTYKNLVYSLAYKMTKNREEAEEVSQDTFIKAYKNLKNFKGDSKFSTWLYKITYHACLDNIKKNKKNQNTFEINEITFNQIKSVDDILQGIERKERAKIMDACLLKLQEDERSLIWMFYYDELSLKEIMEVTQLSEANIKVKLHRARKKLLAIVEENVSPEIINHYGRK from the coding sequence ATGACTAACAACAACGACCAACTATATATAACAAAAGTCATTAACGGAGATACAAACGCATTTGCTTATCTTGTTGATACTTATAAAAACCTAGTTTATTCTTTGGCATATAAAATGACAAAGAATAGGGAAGAGGCAGAAGAAGTTAGTCAAGATACTTTTATAAAGGCATATAAAAATTTAAAGAACTTTAAAGGAGATTCTAAATTTTCTACATGGTTGTATAAAATTACGTATCATGCATGTTTAGATAATATCAAAAAGAATAAAAAGAACCAAAATACGTTTGAAATTAATGAGATTACATTCAATCAAATAAAATCGGTTGATGATATTTTACAAGGAATAGAAAGAAAAGAACGTGCTAAAATTATGGATGCTTGTTTATTAAAATTACAAGAAGACGAGCGTTCTTTAATTTGGATGTTTTATTATGATGAGTTAAGTTTGAAAGAAATTATGGAAGTAACTCAATTATCTGAAGCCAACATAAAAGTAAAATTACACAGAGCAAGAAAGAAGTTATTGGCAATTGTAGAAGAGAATGTATCACCAGAAATAATTAATCATTATGGGAGAAAATAA
- a CDS encoding vWA domain-containing protein — MKNKENRKGFVFKTYEAENQSPFEMLFEIFKELITHTSGDFDEAIDWLRSLDKEYKLTDENYTIDDFIEDLKKKGYIKEEINGDGTGGTKITPKTERAIRQQALNHIFGKIKRSGAGNHKSKSPGIGDEHTGDFRNYQFGDALDKVSITESIRNAQINNGIDNFHLTENDLVVEETLHKSQMSTVLMIDISHSMILYGEDRITPAKKVAMALAELITTRYPKDTLDIIVFGNDAWSIKIKDLPYLQVGPYHTNTVAGLNLAMDLLRRKRNTNKQIFMITDGKPSCLRLPDGQYYKNSNGLDTHIVNKCYAMAQQARKLHIPITTFMIAQDPYLMQFVRAFTQANQGKAFYTGLKGLGEMIFEDYETNRKKRIKG; from the coding sequence ATGAAAAATAAAGAAAACAGAAAAGGATTTGTCTTTAAAACATACGAAGCAGAGAACCAATCTCCGTTTGAAATGCTTTTTGAAATTTTTAAAGAACTCATAACACATACTTCTGGAGATTTTGATGAAGCCATAGATTGGTTGCGTTCTTTGGATAAAGAATATAAATTAACAGACGAAAATTATACCATTGACGATTTTATTGAAGATTTAAAAAAGAAAGGCTACATAAAAGAAGAAATTAATGGTGATGGAACAGGAGGAACAAAAATTACTCCGAAAACAGAACGTGCGATTAGACAACAAGCGTTAAACCATATTTTTGGAAAGATAAAAAGAAGTGGTGCAGGAAATCATAAAAGTAAGTCTCCAGGAATTGGAGATGAACATACTGGAGATTTTAGAAATTATCAATTTGGTGATGCTTTAGACAAAGTATCCATCACAGAAAGCATTAGAAATGCTCAAATAAATAACGGAATAGACAACTTTCACCTAACAGAAAACGATTTGGTGGTTGAAGAAACGCTTCATAAAAGCCAAATGAGTACTGTATTAATGATTGATATTAGTCATTCAATGATTTTGTATGGAGAAGACAGAATTACGCCTGCCAAAAAAGTTGCAATGGCTTTGGCGGAATTAATTACAACTCGTTATCCAAAAGACACGTTAGATATTATTGTTTTTGGAAACGATGCTTGGTCTATCAAAATTAAAGATTTACCTTATTTGCAAGTTGGGCCTTATCACACAAATACTGTTGCTGGTTTAAATTTAGCGATGGATTTATTGCGAAGAAAACGAAATACCAACAAACAGATTTTTATGATTACAGATGGAAAACCAAGTTGTTTACGTTTGCCTGATGGACAATATTATAAAAACAGTAATGGTTTAGATACCCATATTGTAAACAAATGTTATGCAATGGCACAACAAGCCAGAAAATTACACATTCCAATTACCACTTTTATGATTGCTCAAGATCCATATTTAATGCAATTTGTAAGAGCATTTACGCAAGCTAATCAAGGGAAAGCATTTTATACAGGCTTAAAAGGTTTGGGAGAAATGATTTTTGAAGATTATGAAACGAATCGAAAAAAGAGAATTAAAGGATAA
- a CDS encoding YdeI/OmpD-associated family protein: protein MPKTTKPEFYFKNDVEWRNWLSENHEVSEGIYLIFYKVENDEESMRWEEAVKVALCFGWIDSTVKSLGNGKRRQYFCKRNPKSVWSALNKKYIKELSKANLMHKNGLEIIKLGKKNGSWTALDDVEKGIIPDDLQIEFNKNKTAFTNYNNFAPSYRKSYLYWVNQAKRPATREKRIAEIVSLCEKNMKSRGNW from the coding sequence ATGCCAAAAACAACTAAACCAGAATTTTACTTTAAAAATGATGTTGAATGGCGCAATTGGTTGTCCGAAAATCATGAAGTTTCAGAAGGCATTTATCTTATTTTTTATAAAGTAGAAAATGATGAAGAATCTATGCGTTGGGAAGAAGCTGTAAAAGTAGCCTTGTGTTTTGGTTGGATAGATTCTACCGTAAAAAGTTTAGGAAATGGAAAACGTAGACAATATTTCTGCAAAAGAAATCCTAAAAGTGTTTGGAGTGCTTTAAATAAAAAATACATTAAAGAATTATCGAAAGCTAATTTAATGCACAAAAACGGATTAGAAATTATAAAATTAGGAAAGAAAAATGGTTCTTGGACTGCTTTGGATGATGTTGAAAAAGGGATTATTCCTGATGATTTACAAATCGAATTCAATAAAAACAAAACCGCTTTTACAAACTATAATAATTTTGCGCCAAGTTACAGAAAGAGTTATTTGTATTGGGTAAATCAAGCAAAAAGACCAGCAACAAGAGAAAAAAGAATTGCTGAAATTGTTTCTCTTTGTGAAAAAAATATGAAATCTAGAGGAAATTGGTAA
- a CDS encoding M23 family metallopeptidase — protein sequence MFLRILFILLLFASCSKKDNIPGYITFEHEDDSLFVVLKNNVISTSFLKIEDITNKKETYLDFEKPDTLTVLKFHQSKIDTSTIIKNYKFTLHYGESSFKKYDTLYNYNLPFLKGKRYKVLQGQNTNFTHKGDGSRYAIDIKMNVGQEICAMREGIVIRIKSDSNIGGSSKKYLNDANMIFIFHDDGTFAQYAHLKKNGVLVKVGDTIKKGQLIGYSGNTGMSTEPHLHFVIYKPTKNGLISIPYILDSIPTKRYKKGKYAKNN from the coding sequence ATGTTTTTAAGAATTCTATTCATTTTATTGCTCTTTGCTTCTTGTTCAAAAAAGGATAACATACCTGGTTATATTACTTTTGAGCATGAAGATGATTCACTTTTTGTAGTATTAAAAAATAATGTAATCTCTACATCATTTTTAAAAATTGAAGATATAACCAATAAAAAGGAAACTTATCTTGATTTTGAAAAACCAGACACTTTAACTGTTTTAAAATTTCATCAATCTAAAATTGATACAAGTACAATTATTAAAAACTATAAATTTACGCTACATTATGGGGAATCTTCTTTCAAAAAATATGATACTTTATACAATTATAACTTGCCTTTCTTAAAAGGGAAAAGATATAAAGTGTTACAGGGCCAAAACACTAATTTTACTCACAAAGGTGATGGATCTAGATACGCAATAGATATTAAAATGAATGTTGGACAAGAAATTTGCGCCATGAGAGAAGGTATTGTTATTAGAATAAAAAGTGATTCTAATATTGGAGGCAGTAGCAAGAAATATCTAAATGACGCCAATATGATTTTTATTTTTCATGATGATGGAACGTTTGCACAATATGCTCATTTAAAGAAAAACGGTGTATTAGTTAAAGTTGGTGATACTATTAAGAAAGGCCAATTAATTGGTTATTCTGGCAACACAGGAATGTCTACAGAACCTCATTTGCATTTTGTAATTTATAAACCAACTAAAAACGGGTTGATTTCAATTCCTTATATTTTAGATTCAATTCCTACAAAAAGATATAAAAAAGGAAAATATGCCAAAAACAACTAA
- a CDS encoding magnesium chelatase: protein MNLENIKTLGELKKSGYKSKSIKDELRENLISKIMNKETVFKGVHGYENTVIPELERAILSKHNINLLGLRGQAKTRLARLMVDLLDEFIPVVEGSEINDDPLNPISRFAIETIKEKGDETPIFWLHRNERFAEKLATPDVTVADIIGDVDPIKAANLKLSYADDRVIHYGMIPRANRCIFVINELPDLQARIQVALFNILQEGDIQIRGFKLRLPLDMQFVFTANPEDYTNRGSIVTPLKDRIGSQILTHYPENIEVAKVITQQEANKASSQKEFIEVPELAKDLLEQIVFEARESEYIDAKSGVSARLSISAFENLLSTAERRALISGDEQTMIRLSDFDGIIPAITGKVELVYEGEQEGAHVVAETLIKNAIKTLFPAYFPEIKKLEKQDAETPYDNIISWFFNAKDDFELLDEYTEQQYKNELDKIKPLDDFIKEQQPNMNEADTYFMKEFVLWALVEFKKLSKHRFTEGTQFKDPYGSFISGL from the coding sequence ATGAATTTAGAAAACATAAAAACATTAGGAGAATTAAAAAAATCAGGATATAAATCAAAATCCATTAAAGACGAATTACGAGAAAACCTCATTAGTAAAATAATGAATAAAGAAACTGTCTTTAAAGGAGTGCATGGTTATGAAAATACCGTAATTCCTGAATTAGAACGTGCAATATTAAGCAAACATAATATTAATTTATTAGGTTTAAGAGGACAAGCTAAAACACGTTTGGCAAGATTAATGGTCGATTTATTGGATGAATTTATTCCAGTTGTGGAAGGTTCAGAAATTAATGACGATCCACTGAATCCTATTTCGAGATTTGCGATTGAAACTATTAAAGAAAAAGGAGATGAAACGCCTATTTTTTGGTTACACAGAAACGAACGTTTTGCTGAAAAATTAGCAACACCAGATGTTACTGTTGCAGATATTATTGGTGATGTAGATCCAATAAAAGCAGCAAACCTAAAATTGAGTTATGCTGATGATAGAGTGATACATTATGGAATGATTCCACGTGCAAACAGATGCATTTTTGTAATTAATGAATTACCAGATTTACAAGCTAGAATTCAAGTAGCGCTTTTTAATATTTTACAAGAAGGCGATATTCAAATTAGAGGTTTTAAATTGCGTTTGCCATTAGATATGCAATTTGTATTTACAGCAAATCCTGAAGATTACACCAATAGAGGAAGCATTGTAACTCCACTAAAAGATAGAATTGGTTCGCAGATTTTAACTCATTATCCAGAAAACATAGAAGTAGCAAAAGTAATTACACAGCAAGAAGCGAATAAAGCAAGTTCACAAAAAGAATTTATAGAAGTGCCTGAATTGGCAAAAGACTTATTAGAACAAATTGTTTTTGAAGCAAGAGAAAGCGAATATATAGATGCTAAAAGTGGCGTAAGTGCACGTTTGAGTATTTCTGCTTTTGAAAACCTTTTAAGTACTGCAGAAAGACGCGCACTAATTTCTGGTGATGAACAAACGATGATTCGTTTAAGCGATTTCGATGGAATTATTCCTGCAATTACAGGAAAGGTAGAATTGGTTTATGAAGGTGAACAAGAAGGTGCACATGTTGTTGCAGAAACATTAATTAAAAATGCGATTAAAACATTATTTCCTGCTTATTTTCCTGAAATTAAAAAATTAGAAAAACAAGATGCAGAAACACCTTATGATAATATAATTTCTTGGTTTTTTAATGCTAAAGATGATTTTGAATTGTTAGATGAATATACAGAACAACAATATAAAAATGAGTTAGATAAAATAAAACCTTTAGATGATTTTATAAAAGAACAGCAACCAAATATGAATGAAGCTGACACTTATTTTATGAAAGAATTTGTTTTATGGGCTTTGGTTGAATTTAAAAAATTAAGCAAACACAGATTTACAGAAGGTACACAGTTTAAAGATCCTTATGGAAGTTTTATAAGTGGATTATAG
- a CDS encoding GNAT family N-acetyltransferase — protein MIKIEKATLQSAKLLAKISVASFLPAHGHSAPKKDIDSYISNNFNEKNFIEELSNSNFQYYIIYYKGEVAGYSKIVFNSENEIVADKNITLMSRLYLLKEFYGLNLGKEFFNFNVELAKKNNQKGIWLAVWVENAKAISFYKKMGFKKVGDYDFRISETHSNPNHILYLEF, from the coding sequence AGTGCAAAACTTTTAGCTAAAATTAGTGTTGCTTCTTTTTTACCTGCTCATGGTCATTCGGCTCCAAAAAAAGATATAGACAGTTATATTTCTAATAATTTTAACGAAAAAAACTTTATTGAAGAGTTATCGAACTCTAATTTTCAATATTATATTATCTATTATAAGGGTGAAGTTGCTGGATATTCTAAAATTGTTTTCAATTCAGAAAATGAAATTGTAGCTGATAAAAACATCACTTTAATGAGTAGATTGTATTTGTTAAAAGAGTTTTATGGCTTAAATTTAGGGAAGGAATTTTTCAACTTTAATGTTGAATTGGCTAAAAAAAACAATCAAAAAGGAATTTGGTTAGCAGTTTGGGTAGAGAATGCAAAAGCAATTTCTTTCTACAAAAAAATGGGTTTTAAAAAAGTGGGCGATTACGATTTTAGAATTTCAGAAACACATTCGAATCCTAATCATATACTTTATTTAGAGTTTTAG
- a CDS encoding YdeI/OmpD-associated family protein — protein sequence MKTEKLKLTHINNHNIFIPNSVYKPFADKKMNRVKVELNFNNMKLDFYAAIKKDKISGDFKMMISKQKQKELGLSLGDEFEIQLFEDTSKYGVEMPEELEAVLMSDYDAYKIFESFTAGKKRSIIYGVIRYKTSQQKIDKALIMCENLKRGNHEPIKMFKLE from the coding sequence ATGAAAACAGAAAAACTAAAATTGACTCACATAAATAATCACAATATATTTATTCCTAATTCGGTTTATAAACCTTTTGCAGATAAAAAAATGAATCGTGTAAAAGTGGAGCTCAATTTCAATAATATGAAGCTTGATTTTTACGCAGCAATTAAAAAAGACAAAATTTCTGGAGATTTTAAAATGATGATTTCTAAACAAAAACAAAAAGAATTGGGTTTGTCTTTAGGGGATGAATTTGAAATACAACTTTTTGAAGATACTTCTAAATATGGTGTGGAGATGCCAGAAGAATTAGAAGCAGTTTTAATGAGCGATTATGATGCTTATAAAATTTTTGAAAGCTTTACAGCAGGAAAAAAACGAAGTATTATTTATGGTGTTATTCGTTATAAAACCAGCCAACAAAAAATTGACAAAGCTTTGATTATGTGTGAGAATTTAAAACGTGGTAATCATGAACCTATTAAAATGTTTAAGTTAGAATAA